The genomic stretch TGCCCTGATCGCTCTCGGTTACACCCTGGTGTACGGCGTCCTGCGCCTGATCAACTTTGCCCACTCCGAGGTCTTCATGGTCGGCACCTTCGCGGTGCTGGGCCTGTGGACCGCCCTCGGGGTGGAGAACAACCCGCCGCTCGGCCAGGCGGTGCTCTTCCTGGTACTCGGCCTGATAGTCGCGGCGATAGCCTCCGGCGGCACGGCCCTGGCGATCGAACGGGTCGCGTACCGACCGCTGCGGCGCAAGAACGCGCCGCCCCTCATCTTCCTGATCACCGCGATCGGGCTGTCGCTGGTCCTGGTGGAGATCTTCGGCCTGGTGCTGCCGAAACTGCTGGGCGACCTGGTGCCGTCCATGTTCGGCCGCGGCCGGATCATCCTCGGCATGCCGACGATCATCGAGCAGAAGACGCTGTTCACGATCGGCAACACCGACATCAACAACATTCAGTTGATCGTGATCGTGTCCGCGGTGGCGATGATGGTGGTGCTGGACCGGTTCATCAACCGCACCCGGTACGGCCGGGGTGTGCGGGCGGTGGCGCAGAACCCGGAGACGGCGGCCCTGATGGGCGTCAACCAGGAGCGCGTGATCATGCTGATCTTCGTGCTCGGTGGCATCATGGCGGGCGCGGCGGCGCTGCTGTGGGGCATGCGGTTCGGCTTCACGCAGAACAGCATCGGTTTCGTGCTCGGCCTCAAGGCGTTCACCGCGGCCGTCCTCGGCGGCATCGGTAACCTGCGCGGCGCGTTGCTGGGCGGACTGTTCCTCGGCATCGTCGAGGTCTACGGCGCCACCATCTTCGCGTCCAACTGGGAGGACGTCATCGCCTTCGTGGTGCTGGTCATCGTGCTGATGTTCCGCCCGACCGGCATTCTGGGTGAGTCGCTGGGGAGGGCCCGAGCATGATCGACAAGATTCGTGACCTGGACCGGAAGCGCACCGACGCCCTGCACTCGGTCGGTGACCGGTGGCGGGCGCTGCCGAAGTGGCAGCGGGTGCTGTCCTTCGTCGCCTTCGTGATCTTCCTCTACTACCTGCCGCTGCTCGGCATCCCCGGCCTGACCTGGCTGCGCACCGACTCGATCTCGGGCGGTAGCAACTGGGCCGGTGTGCTGTTCACCTGCGCCGTCTACGTGTTGGTGGCGATCGGTCTCAACGTCGTGATCGGCCTGGCCGGTCTGCTGGACCTGGGCTACATCGGCTTCTTCGCCATCGGCGCGTACGCGGTGGCCCTGTTCGGCTCGGTGAACTCGCCGGTCGTGCAGTGGATCCAGGCGGAGTTCAACCTCCCGACGACCTGGGCGGTGGCCTGGGCGATCTGCGTGTTCATCGCGTTGGTGATGTCGCTGATCTCCGGCGTCATCCTGGGCTGGCCGACGCTGCGGCTGCGCGGTGACTACCTGGCCATCGTGACGCTCGGCTTCGGCGAGATCATCCGGATCGTGGCCCGCAACCTGGAGGGCGTCACCCGGGGTCCGCAGGGCATCTCGGCGATTCCCGGGCCGGAGGGCCCGCCCTCGCCGGACAACCAGATCTTCGGCCTGGTCGACGTCAAGCCGTGGTACTGGCTGGCGATCAGCGTCGTGCTGCTCATGGTCTTCGCGGTGCGCCGGCTGGAGAACAGCCGGGTCGGCCGGTCCTGGCTGGCCATCCGGGAGGACGAGGACGCTGCGGCGGTGATGGGCGTCTACCCGTTCAAGTTCAAGCTCTGGGCGTTCGCCATCGGTGCGGCGCTCGGCGGTTTCGCCGGTTTCCTGTTCGCCAGCCGGTACGCCTTCATCGACCCGACCCAGTTCAACGTGAACCTGTCCATCCTGTTCGTGGCGATGGTCGTGGTCGGTGGGTCCGGCAACATGGTCGGCGTCTCGGTGGGCGCGGTGCTGCTGGCGTACCTTCCGGAGCGGTTCCGTGAGGTCGCCGACTACCGGTGGCTGGCCTTCGGTCTGGCCATGGTGCTGGTGATGATCCTGCGTCCGCAGGGCCTGATCCCCAGCGGACGGCGGGCCCGTGAGCTGAAGGACCGCGCGGCGGAGGCAGAGGAGGCGCCCGCTCATGTCTGACGAGACCAACACCCCGTCCGACGAGACGGAGACCCCGGCGACGCCGAAGATCCCGGCGCAGCCGGGACCGCGCAAGACGCTGCTGGAGATCGACGACGTCACGCTGCGCTTCGGTGGCGTGGTCGCGCTCAACGGGATCAGCTTCGATATCAGGGAAGGCGAGATCCTCGGCCTGATCGGGCCGAACGGCGCCGGCAAGACCACCTGCTTCAACGTGATGACCGGGGTCTACAAGCCGACGTCGGGCGCGGTCCGGTTCCGCGGTGAACGGGTCACCGGCCGTAAGCCGCACCAGATCAGCCGGATGGGCATCTCCCGGACGTTCCAGAACATCCGGTTGTTCCCTGAGATGTCCGCGCTGGAGAACGTCATGGTCGGGACGGACTCCCGGCACAAGACGAGCGTGCCCGGCGCGCTGTTCCGGCTCTACCGGGTGCGGCCCAAGGAGGAGGAGCTGCCGCAGGTCACCGCCTCCGGTGGCATCGTGCGCACCTGGCAGCAGTTGCGGCGGTCCTTCGCCAAGACCTTCGGTCTGTCCCGGCACATCCTTGAGGAGCGAGCGGCCGAGGACAAGGCGATGGAGCTGCTGCGCTTCGTCGGCATCGCCGACCGGGCGAACGACGCGGCCCGTAACCTCCCGTACGGCTACCAGCGACGACTGGAGATCGCCCGGGCGCTCGGCACCGAGCCGAAGCTGCTCTGCCTGGACGAGCCGGCGGCCGGGTTCAACCCGGCCGAGAAGGAGGATCTGCTCGGGCTGATCCGCCGGATCCGGGACAAGGGCGTGACCGTGCTGCTGATCGAGCACGACATGCGACTGGTGATGGGTGTGACCGACCGGATCGTGGTGCTGGAGTTCGGCAGCAAGATCGCCGATGGTCAGCCGGCCGAGGTCAGTCGAGACCCGCGGGTGATCGCGGCGTACCTGGGGGAGCCCGCCGATGCTGCTTGAGTTGAACGACGTCAGCGTCTCGTACGGTCGGATCGAGGCGCTGCACGGCATCAGCCTCACCGTCAACGAGGGCGAGGTGGTGGCCCTGATCGGTGCCAACGGCGCCGGCAAGACCACCACCATGCGGGCCATCTCCGGGATCCGTTCGCTGTCCGGCGGCCGGATCACCTTCGACGGCGAGGACATCAGCAAGCTCCGTGCCGACCTGCGGGTGGTCCGGGGTCTGTGCCAGTCACCCGAGGGCCGGCAGATCTTCCCCGGCATGACGGTGCTGGAGAACCTGGACATGGGGGCGTACACCCGGCGGGACCACGCCGGCATCGCCGCCGACCTGGAGAAGGTGCTGGAGCTGTTCCCCCGGCTGCGCGAGCGGCGCAAGCAGGCCGGTGGCACGCTCTCCGGCGGTGAGCAGCAGATGCTCGCCGTCGGCCGGGCGCTGATGAGCCGGCCGAAGCTGCTGCTGCTGGACGAGCCGTCGATGGGCCTGGCCCCGATGATCATCCAGCAGATCTTCGACATCATCGTGGAGATCAACCAGCAGGGCACCACGGTGCTGCTGGTGGAGCAGAACGCGCAGCAGGCACTCTCCCGCGCACACCGGGCGTACGTCCTGGAGACCGGGCGGATCGTCAAGGAGGGCACCGGGCAGGAGCTCCTGCACGACCCCTCGATCAAGGAGTCGTACCTGGGCGTGGCCTGACCGCCGCGTACCGTCGACGGCCGCCCGCCCCCACACCGGGGCGGGCGGCCGTCGACGTTCCCGGTGGTCCGCCGGTGCCGCCGCGGCGGGGGCTGTCGGGGGTACGGGCTAGAGTCGCAGCCGTGACAGCTACGACGCCGCGCCTGCTCCTCGTCGACGGACACTCCCTGGCATACCGGGCGTTCTTCGCCCTGCCGGTGGAGAACTTCTCCACCACGACCGGGCAGCCGACCAACGCCGTCTACGGCTTCACCTCCATGCTGATCAACGTGTTGCGCGACGAGCGGCCGACGCACCTCGTGGTCGCCTTCGACGTGTCGCGTCGCTCCTTCCGCGCCGACAGGTACGCGGAGTACAAGGCCGGCCGCAGCGAGACGCCGACCGACTTCAAGGGTCAGGTCAGCCTGGTCAAGGAGGTCCTGGCGGCGTTGCGGGTGCCGGTGGTGGAGAAGGAGGGCTACGAGGCCGACGACGTCATCGCCACCCTCGCCTGCCAGGCGCGGGACCAGGGCATGCCGGTGCTGATCTGCACCGGTGACCGGGACGCCTTCCAACTCGTCGGTGAGCAGGTCACCGTGCTCTACCCGCGCAAGGGCGTCTCCGACCTGGCCCGGATGGACCCGGCCGCGATCGAGACGAAGTACGGCGTGGGCCCGCAGCGGTACCGCGATCTGGCCGCGCTGGTCGGCGAGACCAGCGACAACCTGCCCGGCGTCCCGGGCGTCGGGCCGAAGACCGCGGCCAAGTGGATCAACACGTACGGCGGGGTGGAGGGTGTGATCGCCCGCGCTGACGAGATCAAGGGCAAGGCCGGCGACAGCCTGCGGGAGCGGCTGGCCGACGTGATCCGCAACTACGAGATCAACTGCCTGGTCTCCGACCTCGACCTGCCGGTGCGGCCGGAGGACGCCCGCTGGCAGGGGTGGGACCGCGAGGCGGTGCACCAGGTCTTCGACACCCTCCAGTTCCGCATCCTGCGGGACCGGCTCTACCAGTACCTCGACGCCGTGGAGCCGGAGGCCGAGGCGGGCTTCGACCTGACCGGCGAGGTGCTCGCCGCCCCCGGTGCGTTGGCCGGCTGGCTGGAGACGCACGCCACGGCCGAGACCACGGTCGGCGTCGCGGTGAAGCTGGACACCGGCCCCAACCGCCGGCACACCGCCGTGGTCACCGGCATGGCCCTGGCCACCGCCGACGGTGCGGCGGCCTGGTTCGAACCGAGCGGGCTGGCGCAGGCCGACGAGGTGGCCCTGGCAGGTTGGCTGGCCGACGAGAGCCGACCCAAGGTGCTGCACGACAGCAAGCCGGCCGTGCTGGCCTTCGCCGCGCACGGCTGGTCCCTGGCCGGCATCGCCCGGGACACCCAGATCGCGGCCTACCTGGCCCGCCCCGACCAGCGCTCCTACGACCTGACCGACCTGGCGCTGCGCTACCTGCACCGGGAACTGCGGGTCGACGCGCCGGACGACGGCCAGCTCACGCTGGACGGGCTGGGCGGTGACGGCGAGGCCGAACAGAACCTGATGCTGCACGCCCGCGCCACCCTCGACCTGGCCGAGGCGATCGACACCGAGCTGTCCCGCGACGGGGAGCAGTCGGCCCGGCTGATGGCCGGGGTGGAGCTGCCGCTGATGCGGGTGTTGGCCGGCATGGAGCGCATCGGCATCGCGGCCGACACCGACTACCTCTCGGAGTTGGAGGCGCACTTCGCCGCCGAGGTGAAGGCCGCCGCCCAGGGCGCGTACGCGGTGGTCGACCGGGAGTTCAACCTGGGCTCGCCCAAGCAGCTCCAGGAGATCCTCTTCGGCGAACTGAACCTGCCCAAGACCAAGAAGATCAAGACCGGGTACACCACCGACGCCGACGCCCTCCAGTGGCTCTACGCGCAGACCGAGCACCCGCTGCTGCACCACCTGCTGCGGCACCGCGACGTGGCCAAGCTCAGGTCGACCGTGGACGGTCTGCTCAAGTCGGTCTCCGACGACGGGCGCATCCACACCACCTTCAACCAGACGGTGGCCGCCACCGGCCGGCTCTCCTCCACCGAGCCGAACCTGCAGAACATCCCGATCCGCACCGAGGAGGGGCGCCGGATCCGTCGCGCCTTCGTGGTGGGCGAGGGGTACGAGTGCCTGCTCACCGCCGACTACAGCCAGATCGAGATGCGGATCATGGCGCACCTGTCGGCGGACGACGCGTTGATCCAGGCGTTCCACTCCGGCGCCGACTTCCATGCAGCCACCGCCTCGTCGGTCTTCGGGGTGCCGGTCACCGAGGTCACCCCGGACCAGCGGCGCAAGATCAAGGCGATGAACTACGGCCTGGCGTACGGGTTGAGCGCGTTCGGCCTGTCCCAGCAGCTCGGCATCACCGCCGACGAGGCGCGGGGGCTGATGGAGGACTACTTCGCCGGGTTCGGCGGGGTCCGCGACTACCTGCAGGAGGTGGTAGCGCGGGCCCGCCAGGACGGCTACACCTCCACCGTCCTCGGTCGTCGGCGGTACCTGCCCGACCTGGTCAGCGACAACCGGCAGCGGCGTGAGATGGCCGAGCGGATGGCCCTGAACGCACCGATCCAGGGCTCGGCGGCGGACATCATCAAGGTCGCCATGCTGCACGTCGACACCGCGCTGCGGGAGGCGGGGCTGGGTTCCCGGATGCTGTTGCAGGTGCACGACGAACTGGTCTTCGAGGTGGCGCCGGGCGAGCGGGCGGCGCTGGAGGAACTGGTCCGACGCGAGATGGGCGGGGCCTATCCGCTCTCCGTGCCGCTGGAGGTGTCGGTCGGCGAGGGCCGGGACTGGAACAGCGCCGACCACTGACGGCCCGCGCCGGGGGCGACCGCCACCACGCGGACGCCGCGCGGCGCCAGCTCCACCGCCCAGCTGCGGGTCAGCGAGTCGAGGGCGGCCTTGCCCGCCGCGTAGAGCGCGGAGCCCGGCCAGGCCCGCTGCCCGGTGGCCGGTCGCGGTCTCGGCCAGCGGCGCGGCGCGGCGGCCGACCGCGAGCACGTGCGCCCCGGCGGAGCCGAAGGCACGGGCGGTGGCGCGGCCGATCCCGGTGCCGGCGCCGGTCACGATGACCACCCGGCGTGACGTGTCGTCGTTCATGTCCCCGAGCGTCCGACCCTGCCGTCAGTGGCAGGGTCAAGCGGGGGCGGCGCGGCGGGCGGGTCAGCGGGTCGGGCCGCGGCGGTTCCTCGGTGGGGCGCCGTGCCGTTCCAGTGCCCGCCGGGACGGGCCGCCGGGTGGCGGCAGCGTAGCCTTGACGGGATCGTGGCCCCAGTTCATCAGCGAGTAGCGCCACCGTGTCTCGCGGACGTCGCCGCTGGGCCGCTGCGCCATGTGCCGCCGCACGTACCCGACGACCTTGCGCATGTGCTTGTAGTCGGCCGCGCTGAGCTGGTCCCGTTTGCGGCGGAGCAGGTCGACGATCTTCCGGCCGGATTCGTGGCCGACCGACTCGCCGCCCCCGGTCCCCTTCTTCTGCCAGCCGACGTGCTTGGACTCCGGCGTCTCCAACCACTGCTGGAGCTCGCCGGGCTTCATGTTCACCGCCTCGGTGAACTCCCGGTAGGTCTGCTGCTCGTCACTCCCGCTCACGGCGCAGCACCTCCTTGACCACGCCGTACGCCCGGCCGCTGTGGCTGGCCCAGGAGACGTGGTCGCCCCGGCGGAACTCCTTCTCGGCCATGCCGCCGGTTACCCGGGGGAGCGGGGCGGAAACGGGCCGCCCCTGCGGTGGACCTTGAGTGGGAGAAGACCTTCAACGGGGCCTCGGCGCACCACGTTCTTGGCCGCGTTTCTCGGTGACGAAGACGGCGGTGCCGGGGAAGAGGCGACCGCGTAGTGGGCTCCACTGTCCCCAGATCCCGTCGTGCCCCTCGGGCCACTCCGGCTCCACCAGGTCCACCAGGCGGAACCCGGCGCCGACCAGCTCGCGGATCCGGTCGCCGAGGGTGCGGTGCTGCTCGACGTAGGTGGCCACGCCGGTCTCGTCCTGCTCCACGTACGGCTGCCGGTCGAAGTAGGAGTGCACGGCGGTCAGCCCGCCCTCACCCGGGTCGTCGAGGAAGATCCAGCGCATCGGGTGGGTGACCGAGAAGACCCAGCGACCGCCGGGGCGCAGGATCCGACACACCTCGCGCATCAGCGCCGCCGAGTCGTCGACGAACGGCACCGCGCCGAACGCCGTGCAGGCGATGTCGAAGCTGCCATCGGCGAACGGCAGCGCCAACGCGTCGGCCTGGGCCAGCGGCACGCGTACCCCGCTGCGGTCGGCGGCGTGCGCGGCGTGGCGCAACATGCCGGCGGACAGGTCCACCGCGACCGGGTGGGCACCCTGGGTGGCCAGCCAGCGGGCGCAGGACGCGGCCCCGCAGCCGACCTCCAGCACCCGGCGTCCGGCCAGCTCGCCGAGCAGCCGGGCGTCGGCCTCGCGCAGCCCCTCCGGGCACCAGACGAAGTCCACGTCGCCCAGGAAGGCCCCGTGTTCGGCCTGGTAGGCGTTGGCGTCGGTGTCCCACCAGCGGCGGTTGGCGCGGCGGATCTCGGCGTCGCCGACCCGGCGCCGGGTCACCCGGTTGTCGTCGTCCACCCGCTCACGCTAGGCGTCCGCAGGGGGCAGATCGGCGGTGGGCCGGGGTGTCGTGGTATCCGCTGGCCGAAATCTCCGCTTTCGCGGGTGGTGAGGTGATGAGGAGGCGGGAGGGCTTGCACGCTGTGGTAATGCAGCGGGTAGGGTAGACGATGCGCTCGCGGATCGTGTGCCTCGGCAGGGAGCAGGTGCGCGGTCGACGGAGTCACATCAAGATCTCGTTCAGCGATTTCCGGGTGGTGGGTCCGCCGACGGATCCGTTGGCGCGCACAGGTCACCGCGACACCAGCCTGCTGTGACACACCATCCGACCGGAGCAACCGCCCACATGACGAGCAGCATCGAGGCCCCCTCGAGCGCCACCAAGGTCACCGTCGACGATCTCGGCTCTGAGGAGGCTTTCCTCGCCGCGATCGACGAGACCATCAAGTACTTCAACGACGGCGACATTGTCGAAGGCACCGTCGTCAAGGTCGATCGGGACGAGGTCCTGCTCGACATCGGCTACAAGACCGAGGGTGTCATCCCCTCTCGGGAGTTGTCGATCAAGCACGACGTGGACCCGGCAGAGGTCGTCTCGGTCGGTGACCACATCGAGGCCCTTGTCCTCCAGAAGGAGGACAAGGAGGGGCGGCTGATCCTCTCCAAGAAGCGGGCGCAGTACGAGCGGGCCTGGGGCACGATCGAGAAGATCAAGGACGAGGACGGTGTCGTCCGCGGTTCGGTCATCGAGGTGGTCAAGGGTGGCCTCATCCTCGACATCGGGCTGCGCGGCTTCCTGCCCGCCTCCCTGGTCGAGATGCGGCGTGTGCGCGACCTGCAGCCGTACGTCGGCCGCGAGCTCGAAGCCAAGATCATCGAGCTGGACAAGAACCGCAACAACGTGGTGCTGTCCCGCCGTGCCTGGCTGGAGCAGACGCAGTCCGAGGTGCGCACCGAGTTCCTCAACAAGCTCCAGAAGGGGCAGGTCCGCAAGGGCGTCGTCTCCTCGATCGTCAACTTCGGCGCGTTCGTCGACCTCGGCGGCGTGGACGGTCTGGTGCACGTCTCCGAGCTGTCCTGGAAGCACATCGACCACCCCTCCGAGGTGGTCGAGGTGGGCCAGGAGGTCGAGGTCGAGGTCCTGGACGTCGACCTGGACCGCGAGCGGGTCTCGCTGTCGCTGAAGGCGACCCAGGAGGACCCGTGGCGGCAGTTCGCCCGCACCCACGCGATCCAGCAGATCGTGCCGGGTAAGGTCACCAAGCTGGTGCCGTTCGGCGCGTTCGTCCGCGTCGACGACGGCATCGAGGGCCTGGTGCACATCTCCGAGCTGGCCGAGCGCCACGTGGAGATCCCCGAGCAGGTCGTGCAGGTCGGCTCCGAGGTCATGGTCAAGGTCATCGACATCGACCTGGAGCGTCGCCGGATCTCGCTGTCGCTCAAGCAGGCCAACGAGGGCTTCGTCGAGGGCGAGGAGCACTTCGACCCGACCCTCTACGGCATGGCCGCGACCTACGACAACGAGGGCAACTACATCTACCCGGAGGGCTTCGACCCGGAGACGGGCGAGTGGCTCGAAGGGTACGACAAGCAGCGCGAGACCTGGGAGAACCAGTACGCCGAGGCGCGGCAGCGTTGGGAGGCGCACCAGAAGCAGGTGCAGACCTCTCGGGCCGCCGAGGCCGAGGCCGCTGCCAACCCGCAGCCTGCTCCGACCGGCACCACCACCTCGACCAGCGCGGCGCCGAGCCGCCAGGCCGAGGAGCCCGCGGGCACCCTGGCCACCGACGAGGCCCTCGCCGCTCTGCGGGAGAAGCTCGCCGGCGGCAAGTGATCCGCTGCTGACGACGACGGGCCCCGCCCCGACCTGGACGAACCGGGTCGAGGCGGGGCCCTCGACGTCGACGGACCCGCGCGCGTGGCCGGTGGCTTGGCGCAGCCGCCATGGTCAGGTTGACTGGGTGCCGTGTTGAAGATCGGACTCACCGGCGGGATCGGTTCGGGCAAGAGCGCGGTGGCGCGCCGGCTGGTCGAGCGCGGGGCGGTACTCGTCGACGCCGACCGGATCGCGCGGGAGGTCGTCGCCCCCGGCACCGACGGTCTGGCCGAGGTCGTCGCGGCCTTCTCCGAGCGGGTACTCGCCGACGACGGCGCCCTGGACCGGGCGGCCCTCGGCGAACTGGTCTTCGCCGACGAGTCGGCCCGCCGCCGGCTGGAGGCCGTCGTGCACGGCCGGGTGCGGGCGCGTACGGCGGAACTGGTCGCCGCGGCGCCACCGGACGCCGTGGTGGTCAACGACGTACCGCTGCTGGTGGAGGTGGGGCTGGCCGCCACGTACCACCTGGTGGTCGTGGTGCACACGGAGGTGGAGACCCGGCTCGCGCGGTTGGTCCGCGACCGGGGGATGAGGCGGGTCGAGGCGGAACGGCGGATCGCCGCCCAGGCCGACGACGACCGTCGCGTGGCGGCGGCGGATGTGCTGCTGACCAACGACGGCACCCTCGACGCGCTGCATGCGGCGGTCGACGCGCTGTGGCACGACCGGCTGGTGTCCTACGAGGTCAACCTGCGCCAGCGGCGGGCGGCCCGGCTGGACCGGGTACGCCTGGCCGAACCCGACCCGACGTGGCCGCAGCAGTACGCCCGGCTGGCCGCCCGGATCCGGCACGCGATCGCCCCCGCTGACCTGCGCGTCGACCACATCGGGTCGACCGCGGTGCCGGGGCTGGCCGCCAAGGACGTGATCGACATCCAGCTCGGCGTGTCGTCGCTGGCCGAGGCGGACGGGCCGCTGGCCGACCGGCTCGCCGATGCCGGGTTCCCCCGGCTGCCCGGTGAGTGGTGGGACACTGCGCGGACCGGTGGCGGCCGGTGGGAGAAGAGGTTGCACGGCAGCGCCGACCCGGGCCGCCCGGTGCACCTGCACCTGCGGGTGACCGGTTCGCCCGGCTGGCGGTACGCGCTGCTGATGCGCGACCACCTGCGCGCCGATCCGGGCCGGCGGGCCGCGTACCTGGTGCTCAAGCGGGAGCTGGCCGCCTCTGCGCCGGACAGCTTGGCGTACGCCACGGCGAAGGACCCGTGGTTCGACGAGGAGCACCTACGGGCCGAGGAGTGGGCCGCCCGGAGCGGGTGGCGTCCCTGACCGGTGGGCCGCGTACCGGCCGGATGTGTC from Micromonospora craniellae encodes the following:
- a CDS encoding class I SAM-dependent methyltransferase; the protein is MDDDNRVTRRRVGDAEIRRANRRWWDTDANAYQAEHGAFLGDVDFVWCPEGLREADARLLGELAGRRVLEVGCGAASCARWLATQGAHPVAVDLSAGMLRHAAHAADRSGVRVPLAQADALALPFADGSFDIACTAFGAVPFVDDSAALMREVCRILRPGGRWVFSVTHPMRWIFLDDPGEGGLTAVHSYFDRQPYVEQDETGVATYVEQHRTLGDRIRELVGAGFRLVDLVEPEWPEGHDGIWGQWSPLRGRLFPGTAVFVTEKRGQERGAPRPR
- a CDS encoding branched-chain amino acid ABC transporter permease, which codes for MQGDLVNFADLFSHIGQHTVDGLSKGAIYALIALGYTLVYGVLRLINFAHSEVFMVGTFAVLGLWTALGVENNPPLGQAVLFLVLGLIVAAIASGGTALAIERVAYRPLRRKNAPPLIFLITAIGLSLVLVEIFGLVLPKLLGDLVPSMFGRGRIILGMPTIIEQKTLFTIGNTDINNIQLIVIVSAVAMMVVLDRFINRTRYGRGVRAVAQNPETAALMGVNQERVIMLIFVLGGIMAGAAALLWGMRFGFTQNSIGFVLGLKAFTAAVLGGIGNLRGALLGGLFLGIVEVYGATIFASNWEDVIAFVVLVIVLMFRPTGILGESLGRARA
- a CDS encoding branched-chain amino acid ABC transporter permease yields the protein MIDKIRDLDRKRTDALHSVGDRWRALPKWQRVLSFVAFVIFLYYLPLLGIPGLTWLRTDSISGGSNWAGVLFTCAVYVLVAIGLNVVIGLAGLLDLGYIGFFAIGAYAVALFGSVNSPVVQWIQAEFNLPTTWAVAWAICVFIALVMSLISGVILGWPTLRLRGDYLAIVTLGFGEIIRIVARNLEGVTRGPQGISAIPGPEGPPSPDNQIFGLVDVKPWYWLAISVVLLMVFAVRRLENSRVGRSWLAIREDEDAAAVMGVYPFKFKLWAFAIGAALGGFAGFLFASRYAFIDPTQFNVNLSILFVAMVVVGGSGNMVGVSVGAVLLAYLPERFREVADYRWLAFGLAMVLVMILRPQGLIPSGRRARELKDRAAEAEEAPAHV
- the polA gene encoding DNA polymerase I, with the protein product MTATTPRLLLVDGHSLAYRAFFALPVENFSTTTGQPTNAVYGFTSMLINVLRDERPTHLVVAFDVSRRSFRADRYAEYKAGRSETPTDFKGQVSLVKEVLAALRVPVVEKEGYEADDVIATLACQARDQGMPVLICTGDRDAFQLVGEQVTVLYPRKGVSDLARMDPAAIETKYGVGPQRYRDLAALVGETSDNLPGVPGVGPKTAAKWINTYGGVEGVIARADEIKGKAGDSLRERLADVIRNYEINCLVSDLDLPVRPEDARWQGWDREAVHQVFDTLQFRILRDRLYQYLDAVEPEAEAGFDLTGEVLAAPGALAGWLETHATAETTVGVAVKLDTGPNRRHTAVVTGMALATADGAAAWFEPSGLAQADEVALAGWLADESRPKVLHDSKPAVLAFAAHGWSLAGIARDTQIAAYLARPDQRSYDLTDLALRYLHRELRVDAPDDGQLTLDGLGGDGEAEQNLMLHARATLDLAEAIDTELSRDGEQSARLMAGVELPLMRVLAGMERIGIAADTDYLSELEAHFAAEVKAAAQGAYAVVDREFNLGSPKQLQEILFGELNLPKTKKIKTGYTTDADALQWLYAQTEHPLLHHLLRHRDVAKLRSTVDGLLKSVSDDGRIHTTFNQTVAATGRLSSTEPNLQNIPIRTEEGRRIRRAFVVGEGYECLLTADYSQIEMRIMAHLSADDALIQAFHSGADFHAATASSVFGVPVTEVTPDQRRKIKAMNYGLAYGLSAFGLSQQLGITADEARGLMEDYFAGFGGVRDYLQEVVARARQDGYTSTVLGRRRYLPDLVSDNRQRREMAERMALNAPIQGSAADIIKVAMLHVDTALREAGLGSRMLLQVHDELVFEVAPGERAALEELVRREMGGAYPLSVPLEVSVGEGRDWNSADH
- the coaE gene encoding dephospho-CoA kinase gives rise to the protein MLKIGLTGGIGSGKSAVARRLVERGAVLVDADRIAREVVAPGTDGLAEVVAAFSERVLADDGALDRAALGELVFADESARRRLEAVVHGRVRARTAELVAAAPPDAVVVNDVPLLVEVGLAATYHLVVVVHTEVETRLARLVRDRGMRRVEAERRIAAQADDDRRVAAADVLLTNDGTLDALHAAVDALWHDRLVSYEVNLRQRRAARLDRVRLAEPDPTWPQQYARLAARIRHAIAPADLRVDHIGSTAVPGLAAKDVIDIQLGVSSLAEADGPLADRLADAGFPRLPGEWWDTARTGGGRWEKRLHGSADPGRPVHLHLRVTGSPGWRYALLMRDHLRADPGRRAAYLVLKRELAASAPDSLAYATAKDPWFDEEHLRAEEWAARSGWRP
- the rpsA gene encoding 30S ribosomal protein S1; translation: MTSSIEAPSSATKVTVDDLGSEEAFLAAIDETIKYFNDGDIVEGTVVKVDRDEVLLDIGYKTEGVIPSRELSIKHDVDPAEVVSVGDHIEALVLQKEDKEGRLILSKKRAQYERAWGTIEKIKDEDGVVRGSVIEVVKGGLILDIGLRGFLPASLVEMRRVRDLQPYVGRELEAKIIELDKNRNNVVLSRRAWLEQTQSEVRTEFLNKLQKGQVRKGVVSSIVNFGAFVDLGGVDGLVHVSELSWKHIDHPSEVVEVGQEVEVEVLDVDLDRERVSLSLKATQEDPWRQFARTHAIQQIVPGKVTKLVPFGAFVRVDDGIEGLVHISELAERHVEIPEQVVQVGSEVMVKVIDIDLERRRISLSLKQANEGFVEGEEHFDPTLYGMAATYDNEGNYIYPEGFDPETGEWLEGYDKQRETWENQYAEARQRWEAHQKQVQTSRAAEAEAAANPQPAPTGTTTSTSAAPSRQAEEPAGTLATDEALAALREKLAGGK
- a CDS encoding ABC transporter ATP-binding protein, translated to MLLELNDVSVSYGRIEALHGISLTVNEGEVVALIGANGAGKTTTMRAISGIRSLSGGRITFDGEDISKLRADLRVVRGLCQSPEGRQIFPGMTVLENLDMGAYTRRDHAGIAADLEKVLELFPRLRERRKQAGGTLSGGEQQMLAVGRALMSRPKLLLLDEPSMGLAPMIIQQIFDIIVEINQQGTTVLLVEQNAQQALSRAHRAYVLETGRIVKEGTGQELLHDPSIKESYLGVA
- a CDS encoding SDR family oxidoreductase → MPSAPPGRTCSRSAAAPRRWPRPRPATGQRAWPGSALYAAGKAALDSLTRSWAVELAPRGVRVVAVAPGAGRQWSALFQSRPSPTDTSSGTESG
- a CDS encoding HVA1 family protein; the protein is MAEKEFRRGDHVSWASHSGRAYGVVKEVLRRERE
- a CDS encoding DUF3140 domain-containing protein, which gives rise to MSGSDEQQTYREFTEAVNMKPGELQQWLETPESKHVGWQKKGTGGGESVGHESGRKIVDLLRRKRDQLSAADYKHMRKVVGYVRRHMAQRPSGDVRETRWRYSLMNWGHDPVKATLPPPGGPSRRALERHGAPPRNRRGPTR
- a CDS encoding ABC transporter ATP-binding protein, translated to MSDETNTPSDETETPATPKIPAQPGPRKTLLEIDDVTLRFGGVVALNGISFDIREGEILGLIGPNGAGKTTCFNVMTGVYKPTSGAVRFRGERVTGRKPHQISRMGISRTFQNIRLFPEMSALENVMVGTDSRHKTSVPGALFRLYRVRPKEEELPQVTASGGIVRTWQQLRRSFAKTFGLSRHILEERAAEDKAMELLRFVGIADRANDAARNLPYGYQRRLEIARALGTEPKLLCLDEPAAGFNPAEKEDLLGLIRRIRDKGVTVLLIEHDMRLVMGVTDRIVVLEFGSKIADGQPAEVSRDPRVIAAYLGEPADAA